The Rhizobium rosettiformans genomic sequence CGGATCACCGTGTCGAAATGCATGGGGCTCGTCCTTCTCTGTTGCGGTTCAGCTCGCCTTGGCGAGCCCGGCCTGTCCGGCCAGGATCCGGTCAAGCGCTGCCGTGAAACGGTCCACTTCCTCCAGGGTGTTGTAATGCACCATCGAGACGCGCAGCATGCCGCCATGATCCGTCAGGCCGAGATATTCGGCGAGCCGGCGCGAATGAAAATCGCCGAAGCGCATCGCGATCTTTTCTGCGTCCATCGCCCTGCACATCTCGCCGGCCTCGCGACCGTCGAAACGGAAGGCGATGGTCGGCACCCGACGGCTCTCGTGATTGGCAGACTGGCCGACGATCATGCAGTCGTTGCGGGAGCGCAGATAGGTGAGCAGGCGTTCGGTAAGCGCGTCTTCCTGCGCCGTGATAGCTTCATAGGCGGCCTCGATCTTCTGGCGCACGCTGCCGGTTTCCCCGGCCTGTACGCCAAGGCTCACGAGGTAGTCGACGATACCGCATGTGGAATAGGCGAGCTCGTAGTTGGGGTTGCCCGGCTCCAGCTTGCCCGGCACTTTATCCTTGCCGTAAAAGTAGTGGTAGAGCGGGTCGAGCTCGAGAAGCAGGTCGTATTTGCCATACATCAGCGCGTAATGCGGACCATAGGTCTTGTAGAGGCTGAAGACATAGTAATCGACGTCGAAGGCCTGCACGTCGACAGCGCGGTGAGGGGCATAAGCGACGGCATCGACGCAGATCTTGGCGCCGCGGGCATGCACGAAATCGGCGATCTCGCGGATCGGGTTGATCGAGCCCAGCAGGTTCGAGCAATGGGTGACGCAGACGAGTTTCGTGCGCTCGGTCATCAGCGGTGCGAGATCGGCGAGATCCAGCGTCAGCGTCTCCTTGTTCAGAGGCCAGATCTTCAGCACCACGCCGCGCTCCTGCAGCCGGTCCCAGGGGCCGATATTGGATTCGTGGTCCGCAATCGTGATGATGATCTCGTCGCCTGCCGATAGCTGGCTATGCATCGCGCGTGCGAGGTTCTGCAACAGCGCTGTGGTGGAATTGCCGAAGACGATCTCTTCCGGCTGGCCGGCATTGACCAGATGCATGGCCGCCGTGCGGGCCTCGTAGAGCGCGGCGGCTGCCGCCTGCGAGACCTCGTAGGAGCCGCCGATCTGCACGTTTTTCTCGAAGAGGAAGGTGTTGATGCGCTCGACCGCACCTTTGAGGATCTGCGAGCCGCCCGCATTGTCGAAGAAGGTCCAGCCGCGGGCAAGGCCCGGGAACTGGCTGCGGACATAGTCGAGATCGAGCGTCCTGGGGGATGGGGTTGCCATGGCGGGGTGTCCTCCGGTCTTTTTTTGTTCAGTGGTTGAGGACTGCGCGCAGGAAGCCGCGCGTCCGTTCATGCTGTGGGGCGTCGAAGATATCCTTGGGCGCTCCGCTTTCCACGAGGCGGCCGCCATCCATGAAGATCACCCGATCGGCCACCTGGCGGGCAAAGCCCATCTCGTGTGTCACCACGATCATGGTGACGCCGGAGCCTGCAAGCTTGCGCATCACGTCGAGCACCTCGCCGACCATTTCCGGGTCGAGCGCCGATGTCGGCTCGTCGAAGAGCAGCACTCTTGGCTCCATGGCGAGCGCTCTGGCAATCGCCACGCGCTGCTGCTGGCCACCGGACAACTGCCCGGGAAACTTGTCCGCCTGCTCCGAGATGCCGACCCGCGCCAGAAGCTCGCCTGCCTTGCGCGCGGCCCCCGCCTCCGACGTGCCGCGCACCCGCATCGGTGCCAGCATGACATTCTTGAGGACGGTCATGTGCGGGAAGAGGTTGAAGGACTGGAAGACCATGCCGACTTCCGCCCGCACCTTGGCAAGCGCCGGGCCGGGTTCGACGCGGATGCCGTCGACGGTGATCCGGCTTTCCGGCGCAAAGGCCTCCAGATGATTGATGCAGCGGATCAGCGTAGACTTGCCCGAGCCCGAGGGGCCGATGACACAAACCACTTCGCCTTCGGCGATATCGAGGTCGATGCCGTGCAGAACCGTGAAGGTGCCATAGGCTTTCGTGAGCCCGCGGATGGAAATGAGCGGGGCTGTGGGTCCGGTCATCAGCGTTTCCCCCGGCTGAAATGTTTCTCGAGACGCGAGACGATGGCAACCATCGGCCAGAGCAGGGCGATATAGATGAGAGCCGCCCCGATCAGTGGCGTCGGATTGGCCGAGAGCGCCTGCGCCTGAGTCGCCTGCTTCAGGAGATCCGGCATGGCAACGACCGAAGCCAGAGCCGTATCCTTCATCACGTTGATGCAGTTGTTGGTGAGCGGCGGGATGACGATCCGGATGGCCTGGGGCAGGATCACGTCGATCATCGTGTGACGATTGGAAAGACCGAGTGCGGCCGATGCCTCGAACTGGCCATGCGGGATTGCCTCGATACCGGCGCGGAAGATCTCGGCAGTATAGGCGGCAGACACCAGCGACAGCGCCGTGACCGCCGACAGAAAGGGCGACAGCCGGATGCCGACGAAGGGCAGCGCGTAATAGACGACGATCAGCAGGACCAGAAGCGGGATCGAGCGGAAGATGTCGATGTAGACGCGGATCAAAAGCTTGAAGAAATTCGGTGCGTAAAGGCGGGCGACGGCGAGAAACAGTCCGCCGGCAAGGCCGACCAGAATGCTGGTCACGCCGATCTGCAGGGTCACCACCAGACCCCAGAGGAGGGCCGGCAGGCTGTCCGCGAGGACCTGCAGATTGAAGAAGGTATTCAGAAGTGTCATGCCGCATCGGCTCCCTTGGTGAACCGGCGGAACGTATCCGTCCCGCCGGATGCATCACAGGTTACTTGCCCTTGGGCATGTCGAGTACGGTGACCGTCGAAGTCGTGTCCTCGGCCTTGGCGCCGAACCAGGTCTCGTGCAACTGGGCGATGAAGCCTTCCTGCTTGAGCGTGGTGATCACGGCATTGACTTCCGTTGCGAGCGGATCGTCCTTGTTGAACATAATCGAGTATTTCTCGCCGGTCGGGATGCGCTCGACCACCTTCAATTCCGGCTTGTCCTTGACGTAATAAAGAAGCGCCGGGATGTCGGAGATATAGCCATCGATGCGACCGGCAACCAGATCGAGCATCGCGGGCTGCAGGCCCTCGAAGCGGCGGATTTCGCCGAGTTTATATTCGCCCTTGTTGGCCTCGGACCACATGTCACCGGTCGAGCCGGTGTCGACGCCGACGACCTTCTCGCCCATGTCCTTCAGACCGGTGATGCCGGAGGCGGCGGTCACGGTGAGCGACTGGTCGCTGTCATAATAGGGCTGAGCGAAGGACACCGATTCCAGGCGCTTTTCGGTGATGGTGATCGACGAGATCGCCATGTTGATGCGGCCCGACTGCACGGCCGGGAAGAGGCCGTTGAACGGCGTGTTGACGAATTCGACCGTCTTGCCGAGGCGTTTGGCAATCTCGTTGACGAGGTCGACTTCAAAGCCGGTGACCTTGCCGCTGGCATCTTCGAATTCCCACGGTACATTGCCGATATTGGCGCCGACGGTCAGATCGGCTGCATGCGCGGACGTACCGAGTGCGGCAAGCAGGCCTGCGAAGATGGATGCTTTAAAGGTGCTTGAACGTGTCATGAGAGTTCCCCTTGTTTTTTGAACATGACTCAATCTACATTGGTCTAACTGGTCAGACCAGTCAGGCCAAACAAGCATGCGGCTTTCCGCTTGGCAAGGGGATGCCGAAAAAAATAGATTGCGCTGAGAAGCACGCCGCCGGGGAAGGGACCGCATGTTCAACAAGACGCTCGTGCCGCAATCGGTGGCACGCGAGATCCAGGGCATGATCCAGTCCGGGCAGTTAAAGCCCGGCGAAAAGATCCCCTCGCAGCGGGAGTTTTCCCAAAAGTTTGGCATCAGCCGCGCCTCACTGCGAGAAGCCCTGCTGACGCTGGAAACACTCGGTCTGTTGAAGACGGAGGCGGGCAGGGGCACCTTCGTCGCAAGTCCTGCCACGCCAGCCTCCGCTGCCACCGGTCACATGGCCCCCTGGCGCTATTCCGACAGCCATTCGGTCTTCGATGTCTTCCAGACCCGCATCCTGCTGGAAGGCGAGATCGCCCGCCTGGCGGCCGGCCGCCTCACACAGCTGCAGCTCGACAAGATGGAGCAGGCGACGCGCACCATGGAAGAGTGCTGGGCCAATCAGGATCTGCTGGCCAATGTCGAGGCTGACCTCGAATTTCACGGGCTCATCGTCTCCGCCTGCTCGAACGCCATGCTGAAGGCCCTCTACCAGACCGTCCGCGATCTGGTGACGGAAACGCAGCGCCAGCCGATCCCGATCACCGATCCCGAACGCATGCGGGAATCCATTGCGGAACACCGCAGGATCATCCTTGCCCTGCGCTCCAACGACGGCGCGCGCGCCAAGCTCGAGATGGAAATTCATATTCGCAACACTGCGCGTTGCGCCGGCCTCGAGCCGTAGGCGGCCAGCCAGTTCTATCCCGAGCCGACCCGCCCGGTGGGAACCTGTCGGATCCCTTTCCCGTTCATCGCCCAGACGGCAATTGGTGCGCACATTCCGAAGGATTGAGCGGCGCCGTGCTGTCCTGCCCCGACCGAGGAAGGACCCCATGACCGACACCTTCAAGCCGACGGCCGCCATGGCGGATGAAGCAGCCCGTGGTCTGGAACTGCGCGAGAAGTTCAAGCGCGGCGGAACCGCAGTCGGCGTTGCCCGCGCACGGGACCTGAAAAACCGGCGCAACCTGAGCGAAGACACGCTCAAGCGCATGAAAAGCTATTTCGCCCGCCACAAGGTCGACAAGCGCGCCAAGAATTTCGGCGATAATGAAAACCCGTCTGCGGGTTACATTGCCTGGCTCCTGTGGGGCGGTGATGCCGGGCGCGACTGGGTGAAGGACAAGGTCACCTGAAATTGACGCAGGCCGAAGCCAACAGGACCAGGGAGAACCGCATGACAAAGACTTTTCACAAGGGCGACAAGGTCGAATGGAAGACCAACCAGGGCAAGACCGAAGGCAAGGTGGTGAAGAAGCAGACCAGCCCGACGAAGATCAAGGATCACCCGGTCAAGGCGTCCAAATCCGCTCCGCAATACATCGTCGAAAGCGCAAAGACCGGCAAACGCGCCGCGCACAAACCGGATGCGCTTCACAAGGCTTGATCGAAGCCGGGGGACGCCCAAGCGGACGGCAATGTTCGGGATTGGGCAGGGACGCTGGTGTTGACCCATTGTCCAAGGACTGCGACAAGGCTCGAATGCATACACCGATCGATATTGACCCGGATTATCTCAGGTCTCGGCTGAAGGCATTGCTCGCCATTCCGAGCCCTACAGGCTTCACCGATGAGGCCGTCCGGCACACCGCCCGCGAACTGGAACGTCTTGGACTTGAGGTCAAGCTGACCCGCAGAGGGGCGATCCGCGCCCGTCGACCGGGAGCGGCCGACAGGCCTGCCCGTGGCATCGTCTCCCACCTCGACACCCTCGGCGCCCAGGTGAAAGCGCTGAAAGACAACGGACGTCTGGAGCTTGTCTCCATCGGCCATTGGTCGGCCCGCTTTGCCGAGGGCGCCCGCGCCTCGATCTTTTCGACCAAGGGCATTTACCGTGGCTCCATCCTGCCATTGAAGGCATCCGGGCATACCTTCAACGACGAGGTCGACACGCAGCCGACAGGCTGGCGGCATATCGAAATGCGCATCGACGCTCTGGCGCGTGACCGCAAGGACATCGTGCAGCTGGGCATCGATATCGGTGACATCGTTGCGATCGACCCGCAGCCGGAGTTTCTCGACAACGGCTTCATCGTCTCGCGTCATCTCGACGACAAGGCCGGTGTCGCCATCATGCTGGCAGCACTCGAGGCGATGCAGCGGCAGGAAATCGAGACACCGGTCGATACCTATTGGCTGTTCACCATCGGCGAAGAAGTCGGCGTCGGCGCCTCCGCCGCGCTTGTGCCGGAGATCGCCTCCCTGGTTGCTATCGACAATGGCACCACAGCACCCGGTCAGGCTTCCGACGAATTCGGCGTGACACTTGCCATGGCCGACCAGACTGGCCCCTTCGACTATCATTTGTCCAAGAAGCTCTTCGAACTCTGCGGCGAACATGGCATTCGCGTCCAGAAGGACGTCTTCCGCTACTATCGCTCCGATGCCGCCTCGGCAGTGGAGGCCGGCCATGACGTGCGCACGGCGCTTCTGGCCTTCGGCGTCGATGCCTCCCATGGCTACGAGCGCATCCATCTTCATGCCCTGATCTCGGTCGCCAAGCTGGTGGTCCATTACGCGGCCAGCGAAGTGCAGATCGAGCGCGATTCCGAAGAGGTTTCCGGTCTGCGCGGCTTCACGCGTCAGAAGGTGGCGCCGGCCGAGCAGGTGCTTCGAGCAAACGAACCCGACGAACCATAATTCCGGCACGTCGAGCCATCTGCCCGCGTCGCGGATCGCCGCAGTTGGAGCCGCATTTGAGGCACGATTGTTGCGAAGTTTTGCGCATGGCTTGACATCCGATTGCGGCGATTGTTTCCCCCTGCTAGCGTTCGGAATGGCGGATGCGCCGAAGCTGCGGAGAGTGAGACAATGTCGGGCGACGAGGCAACGAAAAGGCCGCGGCTGAAGATCGGCTTCGTGCTGTCGCGCTCCTTCACTTTGTCCGCTTTCGCGCTCTTTATCGATACGATCCGGCTTGCCAGCGACGAATATGATCGCTCGGGCCGAGTGCTCGCCGATTGGCAGGTGCTGGGCAGCACGCGCCACCTGATCAGTTCCAGTTGCGGTGTGCAGGTCGCACCGACCAGCGACTTCGTCGATCCGAGCCGCTTTGACTACATCGTTGTGGTCGGCGGGCTGCTCGGACGTCAGGCCGCGGTGGACGACCAGACCATCGCCTTCCTGAGAAGGGCCGATGCCCAGAAGGTGCCGCTGATCGGCCTTTGCACGGGAACCTTCATCCTCGCGGACGCGGGTCTGATGAAGAGCCACCAGACCTGCGTCAGTTGGCTCCACTACCAGCAGTTCCGCGACCGCTTTCCCGATCATGAGGTCCGCTCCGACCGTCTGTTCAATCTCGATCGCCGCCGCGGCTCCTGTGCCGGGGGCAGCAGCTCCGCCGACCTCGCCGCCTTTATTGTCCGCCAGTATCTGGGCCACGATGCGGAGCGAAACGCGCTGGAAGTCCTGCAGATCGAGAAGGCCCGCACAAACAGGGACATCCAGGTCCGCCGCCCGCTCACCATCGAATGCGACGACCCCCGTGTGAAGGCGGTTCTGATCTTGATGGAGCAGAGCCTCGAAAACGAATTGACCATCGATCAGCTTGCCCGCTCGGTCGGCCTTTCGCGCCGCCAGCTCGAGCGCCTCTTCGCCCAGAAGATCGATGTCTCACCCGCCCGCATGTACACCAAGCTGCGCATGGAGCGTGCCAAGATGCTGGTCACCCAAACCAATGCGTCGCTGATCGATATCGCCCTTCAGGTCGGCTTCCAGAACACCTCGCATTTCACCCGCGTCTTCAAGGGCACCTATGGCAGAACACCCGGCCAGATGCGCAGCCATCCGACGGTTTGACGTCGGCACGGGTCGGCGCAGCGAGTGCATGAGCGGGACCTTTTTTAGGTCTGCTGCCTGCGACGCAAAGGCCCCGGCCGCCCGCTTGTGAGCCGGCTCTGCCGGTGCTATCCCAGCAGACATCTGTCGGGGGATAGAATGGCCGAACGGGGCTTTGAGTTGAGTTTTGACCGGGCGATACGCATGATCTGCGTCATCGCGCTGGTGCTGCTCGGCCTCGCGCATCGTCCTGCCGTTCCATCCATACCGCAGCTGACACCGCAGGAAATCGCAGCCCTTACCTTGCCGGATGGCAGCCTGCCCGAACTCTGCCTGCCCACAGAGGACGGCAAGGCCAAGGGCCACACCGCCTCGTCCGATTGTGAAGCTTGCCGCATCGCGGCATCAGCACTGTTGCCTGCCCCGGCCGATTCGGTCGGCATCCGCATGCCGCTCATCGCAGCAGTGACCTTGCCGCAGCCGGCAGAGGCTCACTATCGCCAGCTTTTCCCTCCCGATAGCCATCCCCGCGCGCCCCCTATCACCGCCTGATCGAAAGCCATGGCCGGCGCATGTGTGCGCCCGGCTGTCCGTGTAGTCAGGCCGGTGAGCTAGCAGTCGCAGCTCCGGTCGAAATCGGATGTCTGTTATGCTGCAAATGTTTGCCGATTGCGGGGCGCTATCTGCGTTCCCGCCTGTCTCGTCAACCTTGTCCCCACAAAGGGCGATGTCGCTCGCCGGTCCGCTTCTGCCACCGCGCACCGTCGTCTTTCTCGAAGGTCTGGCCCGCTCTCCGCAATACCGCGTCGTCGATGGCTGTGTCGCCACCGCCCAGACATTGGTCGATGGTCGGCGCCAGATCATCGATCTCGTCGGCCCCGGACGCCTGATCGGCCTCGGTTTTGGCGATCAGAACCGCTATTCCGCCGAGACGCTGGGTTTCACCCGGCTGGAGGCCGTGTCTGAAAGCATGGCCCAGGGCGAGCGTGATCTGGCGCTGAGCGAAATGCTGGCCCGGTCGCAAAGCCTCGTCATGTTGCTCGGTCGCAAGACCGCACCGGAGCGTGTCGCCTCTGCCCTCATCGATCTTGCGGAGCAATTCGGCCGCGCCGCGCGCGACAGGAAGCGGAGATCCGTCACCTTCCATCTTTACCCGACGCGCGGCGATCTCGCCGACTGGCTCGGCCTCACGATCGAGACCGTCAGCCGCTGCCTCACCCGCCTGAAGAAGGCCGGGCTCATCGAGATCAGACA encodes the following:
- a CDS encoding cysteine desulfurase-like protein; this encodes MATPSPRTLDLDYVRSQFPGLARGWTFFDNAGGSQILKGAVERINTFLFEKNVQIGGSYEVSQAAAAALYEARTAAMHLVNAGQPEEIVFGNSTTALLQNLARAMHSQLSAGDEIIITIADHESNIGPWDRLQERGVVLKIWPLNKETLTLDLADLAPLMTERTKLVCVTHCSNLLGSINPIREIADFVHARGAKICVDAVAYAPHRAVDVQAFDVDYYVFSLYKTYGPHYALMYGKYDLLLELDPLYHYFYGKDKVPGKLEPGNPNYELAYSTCGIVDYLVSLGVQAGETGSVRQKIEAAYEAITAQEDALTERLLTYLRSRNDCMIVGQSANHESRRVPTIAFRFDGREAGEMCRAMDAEKIAMRFGDFHSRRLAEYLGLTDHGGMLRVSMVHYNTLEEVDRFTAALDRILAGQAGLAKAS
- a CDS encoding amino acid ABC transporter ATP-binding protein — protein: MTGPTAPLISIRGLTKAYGTFTVLHGIDLDIAEGEVVCVIGPSGSGKSTLIRCINHLEAFAPESRITVDGIRVEPGPALAKVRAEVGMVFQSFNLFPHMTVLKNVMLAPMRVRGTSEAGAARKAGELLARVGISEQADKFPGQLSGGQQQRVAIARALAMEPRVLLFDEPTSALDPEMVGEVLDVMRKLAGSGVTMIVVTHEMGFARQVADRVIFMDGGRLVESGAPKDIFDAPQHERTRGFLRAVLNH
- a CDS encoding amino acid ABC transporter permease, coding for MTLLNTFFNLQVLADSLPALLWGLVVTLQIGVTSILVGLAGGLFLAVARLYAPNFFKLLIRVYIDIFRSIPLLVLLIVVYYALPFVGIRLSPFLSAVTALSLVSAAYTAEIFRAGIEAIPHGQFEASAALGLSNRHTMIDVILPQAIRIVIPPLTNNCINVMKDTALASVVAMPDLLKQATQAQALSANPTPLIGAALIYIALLWPMVAIVSRLEKHFSRGKR
- a CDS encoding ABC transporter substrate-binding protein is translated as MTRSSTFKASIFAGLLAALGTSAHAADLTVGANIGNVPWEFEDASGKVTGFEVDLVNEIAKRLGKTVEFVNTPFNGLFPAVQSGRINMAISSITITEKRLESVSFAQPYYDSDQSLTVTAASGITGLKDMGEKVVGVDTGSTGDMWSEANKGEYKLGEIRRFEGLQPAMLDLVAGRIDGYISDIPALLYYVKDKPELKVVERIPTGEKYSIMFNKDDPLATEVNAVITTLKQEGFIAQLHETWFGAKAEDTTSTVTVLDMPKGK
- a CDS encoding FadR/GntR family transcriptional regulator; its protein translation is MFNKTLVPQSVAREIQGMIQSGQLKPGEKIPSQREFSQKFGISRASLREALLTLETLGLLKTEAGRGTFVASPATPASAATGHMAPWRYSDSHSVFDVFQTRILLEGEIARLAAGRLTQLQLDKMEQATRTMEECWANQDLLANVEADLEFHGLIVSACSNAMLKALYQTVRDLVTETQRQPIPITDPERMRESIAEHRRIILALRSNDGARAKLEMEIHIRNTARCAGLEP
- a CDS encoding DUF2945 domain-containing protein — translated: MTKTFHKGDKVEWKTNQGKTEGKVVKKQTSPTKIKDHPVKASKSAPQYIVESAKTGKRAAHKPDALHKA
- a CDS encoding osmoprotectant NAGGN system M42 family peptidase, which translates into the protein MHTPIDIDPDYLRSRLKALLAIPSPTGFTDEAVRHTARELERLGLEVKLTRRGAIRARRPGAADRPARGIVSHLDTLGAQVKALKDNGRLELVSIGHWSARFAEGARASIFSTKGIYRGSILPLKASGHTFNDEVDTQPTGWRHIEMRIDALARDRKDIVQLGIDIGDIVAIDPQPEFLDNGFIVSRHLDDKAGVAIMLAALEAMQRQEIETPVDTYWLFTIGEEVGVGASAALVPEIASLVAIDNGTTAPGQASDEFGVTLAMADQTGPFDYHLSKKLFELCGEHGIRVQKDVFRYYRSDAASAVEAGHDVRTALLAFGVDASHGYERIHLHALISVAKLVVHYAASEVQIERDSEEVSGLRGFTRQKVAPAEQVLRANEPDEP
- a CDS encoding GlxA family transcriptional regulator, with protein sequence MSGDEATKRPRLKIGFVLSRSFTLSAFALFIDTIRLASDEYDRSGRVLADWQVLGSTRHLISSSCGVQVAPTSDFVDPSRFDYIVVVGGLLGRQAAVDDQTIAFLRRADAQKVPLIGLCTGTFILADAGLMKSHQTCVSWLHYQQFRDRFPDHEVRSDRLFNLDRRRGSCAGGSSSADLAAFIVRQYLGHDAERNALEVLQIEKARTNRDIQVRRPLTIECDDPRVKAVLILMEQSLENELTIDQLARSVGLSRRQLERLFAQKIDVSPARMYTKLRMERAKMLVTQTNASLIDIALQVGFQNTSHFTRVFKGTYGRTPGQMRSHPTV
- a CDS encoding helix-turn-helix domain-containing protein, giving the protein MSLAGPLLPPRTVVFLEGLARSPQYRVVDGCVATAQTLVDGRRQIIDLVGPGRLIGLGFGDQNRYSAETLGFTRLEAVSESMAQGERDLALSEMLARSQSLVMLLGRKTAPERVASALIDLAEQFGRAARDRKRRSVTFHLYPTRGDLADWLGLTIETVSRCLTRLKKAGLIEIRHGDLVTVLDPEQLSGVAAGARALTN